From the Falco naumanni isolate bFalNau1 chromosome 24 unlocalized genomic scaffold, bFalNau1.pat SUPER_24_unloc_1, whole genome shotgun sequence genome, one window contains:
- the RPS5 gene encoding 40S ribosomal protein S5 produces the protein MTDWETAPAVTETPDIKLFGKWSTDDVQINDISLQDYIAVKEKYAKYLPHSAGRYAAKRFRKAQCPIVERLTNSMMMHGRNNGKKLMTVRIVKHAFEIIHLLTGENPLQVLVNAIINSGPREDSTRIGRAGTVRRQAVDVSPLRRVNQAIWLLCTGAREAAFRNIKTIAECLADELINAAKGSSNSYAIKKKDELERVAKSNR, from the exons ATGACCGACTGGGAGACGGCCCCCGCCGTCACCGAGACCCCCGACATCAAACTTTTTGGCAAATGGAGCACCGATGACGTGCAGATCAACGATATTTCCCTCCag GATTACATCGCCGTGAAGGAAAAATACGCCAAGTACCTGCCCCACAGCGCCGGGCGTTACGCTGCCAAGCGCTTCCGGAAAGCCCAGTGCCCCATTGTCGAGCGACTCACCAATTCCATGATGATGCACGGTCGGAATAACGGCAAGAAACTCATGACTGTGCGTATCGTCAAGCACGCCTTCGAGATCATCCATCTGCTCACCGGGGAG AACCCCCTGCAAGTCTTGGTGAACGCCATCATTAACTCCGGACCCCGGGAGGACTCGACCCGCATCGGTCGTGCCGGCACCGTCCGTAGACAAGCCGTGGACGTGTCCCCTCTGCGACGCGTCAACCAG GCCATCTGGCTGCTGTGCACCGGAGCTCGTGAAGCCGCTTTCCGGAACATCAAAACCATCGCAGAGTGCTTGGCTGATGAACTGATCAACGCCGCGAAG GGCTCTTCCAACTCCTACGCCATCAAGAAGAAGGACGAGCTGGAGCGTGTGGCCAAGTCCAACCGTTAA
- the LOC121081979 gene encoding LOW QUALITY PROTEIN: HLA class II histocompatibility antigen, DM beta chain-like (The sequence of the model RefSeq protein was modified relative to this genomic sequence to represent the inferred CDS: inserted 1 base in 1 codon), with protein MLVLLGVALGARGAGAFLLHMASSCSLAPNSSLLDFQLTLVFNKNPLVCYDPDARRYDPCDWGLLHPFATVVASGLNNGTGWVERAEARRWACRDLAPRVWATTALRRTPPQALITASKTNNAHAPVLLTCHIWGFYPAEVTVIWLHNGDIVGPGDXPPISATPNGNWTYQTQVTLMVAPVAGDTFTCSVQHASLDQPLLVDWGPGLSLGLILKVAAATVMMVLGLSFFIVGVYRYWARPPAPGYTPLPGHNYPAGSI; from the exons gcGCCTTCCTGCTGCACATGGCCAGCTCCTGCTCGCTGGCGCCCAACAGCTCCCTGCTGGACTTCCAGCTCACCCTGGTCTTCAACAAGAACCCGCTGGTCTGCTACGACCCCGACGCGCGGCGCTACGACCCCTGCGACTGGGGGCTCCTGCACCCCTTTGCCACCGTGGTGGCCTCGGGCCTCAACAACGGCACCGGCTGGGTCGAGCGTGCCGAGGCGCGGCGCTGGGCTTGCCGCGACCTGGCCCCCCGCGTCTGGGCCACCACGGCGCTGCGGCGGA cgcccccccaAGCCCTCATCACCGCCTCCAAGACCAACAACGCCCACGCTCCCGTCCTGCTCACCTGCCACATCTGGGGCTTCTACCCTGCCGAGGTGACCGTCATCTGGCTGCACAACGGGGACATCGTGGGCCCCGGCG CCCCCCCCATCTCTGCCACCCCCAACGGCAACTGGACCTACCAGACACAGGTGACCTTGATGGTGGCCCCGGTGGCCGGGGACACCTTCACGTGCTCGGTGCAACACGCCAGCTTGGACCAGCCCCTCTTGGTGGACTGGG gTCCCGGTTTGTCCTTGGGGTTGATCTTGAAGGTGGCGGCGGCCACCGTGATGATGGTGTTGGGGCTCAGCTTCTTCATCGTGGGTGTCTATCGCTACTGGGCCAGGCCACCGGCACCGG GTTACACTCCCCTCCCGGGACACAACTACCCCGCAG gCAGCATCTGA